A part of Miscanthus floridulus cultivar M001 chromosome 6, ASM1932011v1, whole genome shotgun sequence genomic DNA contains:
- the LOC136458410 gene encoding SKP1-like protein 1: MASSDAEKTKMITLRSSDSEEFEVEEAVAMESQTIRHMIEDDCADNGIPLPNVNSKILAKVIEYCNKHVHSAAVDTTNASGGGEDLKSWDAEFVKVDQATLFDLILAANYLNIKGLLDLTCQTVADMMKGKTPEEIREIFNIKNDFTKEEEDEIRRENQWAFE; this comes from the coding sequence atggCGTCTTCCGACGCTGAGAAGACGAAGATGATTACGTTGAGGAGCTCTGACTCCGAGGAGTTCGAGGTGGAGGAGGCGGTGGCGATGGAGTCGCAGACCATCCGCCACATGATCGAGGACGACTGCGCCGACAACGGCATCCCGCTCCCCAACGTCAACTCCAAGATTCTCGCCAAGGTCATCGAGTACTGCAACAAGCACGTCCACAGCGCCGCCGTGGACACCACCAATGCCTCCGGGGGCGGCGAGGACCTCAAGAGCTGGGACGCGGAGTTCGTCAAGGTCGACCAGGCTACGCTCTTCGACCTCATCCTGGCTGCCAACTATCTTAACATCAAGGGATTGCTGGACCTGACCTGCCAGACGGTGGCTGACATGATGAAGGGCAAGACTCCCGAGGAAATCCGCGAGATATTCAACATCAAGAACGACTTCACcaaagaggaggaggatgagatccgcaGGGAGAACCAGTGGGCCTTCGAGTGA
- the LOC136460723 gene encoding putative disease resistance protein RGA1, with translation MDIVLSVLASEIVSRSISSVIAKYHKQSSMDKLARLEQVLLRAHTIVEEAEGKQISNQGMILQLRQLRKNMYRGYYVLDTYKRHGAAVRQPLNFNKFRVVFENLEDSINNMKEFVMFLMDCPRIFRKPYSTYLFMERCMFGRHAEKEHIINFLLQTSDSSLSVLPIVGPPEIGKRTLVEHVCKEERVRKQFSQIVHINSNGMNQLVTDAQSSSEHGEEFSSARPLIVVDLGHDGDDATWRRVRSLICHTYGDKSRVLLISTAEGVSLSRLGTTQALRMKKLHRDEYWYYFKTIAFGSANPDDHHQLLPSIAKKIVTHIDGSFIAANVIARLLQADLSEAFWRYVSEYVKKTTQYRHHVHGGCAQYRIREGRPFYLGNPVYGPLLLCYQCHETAGPLMESELPKIKGADLITRGSTIPREGKLEVLRWQSTIPPYRSYIASCEVQDPQLVMMPREKHLKRKRHV, from the coding sequence ATGGATATAGTGTTATCGGTGTTGGCAAGTGAGATTGTAAGCCGTTCAATCTCCTCAGTTATTGCTAAGTACCATAAGCAGAGCTCTATGGATAAGCTTGCAAGGCTGGAGCAGGTGCTCCTTAGAGCGCACACCATTGTTGAGGAAGCTGAGGGCAAGCAAATCTCCAACCAGGGAATGATCCTGCAACTGAGGCAGCTCAGGAAGAACATGTACAGAGGCTATTATGTTCTTGACACCTACAAGAGGCATGGTGCTGCGGTGAGGCAACCCTTAAACTTCAACAAATTCCGGGTTGTATTTGAGAATCTAGAAGATAGCATCAATAATATGAAAGAATTTGTTATGTTTTTAATGGATTGCCCTCGTATTTTTCGGAAACCATATAGTACATATTTGTTCATGGAGAGGTGCATGTTTGGTCGGCATGCAGAGAAAGAACACATCATTAACTTCTTGCTGCAGACTAGTGATTCGTCTCTGAGTGTTCTTCCCATCGTTGGACCTCCAGAGATCGGGAAACGCACATTGGTTGAGCATGTCTGCAAGGAGGAGAGGGTCCGCAAACAGTTCTCTCAAATTGTTCACATCAATAGTAATGGGATGAACCAGCTTGTAACTGACGCTCAAAGTAGCAGTGAACATGGAGAAGAGTTTTCCAGTGCAAGGCCCTTGATTGTTGTTGACCTTGGTCACGACGGCGACGATGCGACATGGAGAAGAGTTCGCTCCTTGATTTGCCACACATATGGTGACAAAAGCAGAGTTTTACTGATCAGCACAGCGGAGGGAGTCTCACTCTCAAGGTTGGGGACGACACAAGCGTTAAGGATGAAGAAGCTTCACCGAGATGAATACTGGTACTACTTCAAGACTATTGCATTTGGAAGTGCAAACCCAGATGACCACCACCAACTGCTACCATCTATAGCCAAGAAGATTGTTACACACATCGATGGTTCTTTTATAGCTGCAAATGTAATTGCAAGGCTACTACAAGCTGATCTCAGTGAAGCTTTCTGGCGCTATGTGTCGGAATATGTCAAGAAAACAACACAGTACCgccaccatgtgcatggtggatgTGCTCAGTACCGTATTAGAGAAGGTCGTCCGTTCTATTTGGGTAATCCTGTTTATGGCCCCCTCCTCCTGTGCTATCAATGCCATGAAACTGCTGGGCCTCTTATGGAGAGTGAGCTTCCCAAAATAAAGGGAGCAGACCTAATTACCAGGGGCAGTACTATCCCTAGAGAAGGGAAACTTGAGGTGCTGCGATGGCAATCTACAATACCCCCTTATCGCAGCTACATTGCGAGCTGTGAGGTTCAGGATCCTCAGCTGGTCATGATGCCTAGGGAGAAACATCTGAAGAGAAAAAGGCACGTATAG